The Euphorbia lathyris chromosome 3, ddEupLath1.1, whole genome shotgun sequence genome contains a region encoding:
- the LOC136222273 gene encoding T-complex protein 1 subunit delta, whose translation MAALAVPQPRSSKTESYVDNKRKEDIRHANIVAARAVADAVRTSLGPKGMDKMISTASGEVIITNDGATILNKMEVLQPAAKMLVELSKSQDAAAGDGTTTVVVIAGALLKQCLSLLSSGIHPTVISDSLHKTSIKAVDVLTAMAVPVELSDRESLIKSASTSLNSKVVSQYSTLLAPLAVDAVLSVVDPAKPDLVDLRDIKIVKKLGGTVDDTEMVKGLVFDKKVSHAAGGPTRVENAKIAVIQFQISPPKTDIEQSIVVSDYTQMDRILKEERNYILSMIKKIKATGCNVLLIQKSILRDAVTDLSLHYLAKAKILVVKDVERDEIEFITKTLNCLPISNIEHFREEKLGHADLVEEVSLGDGKIVKITGIKNMGRTTTVLVRGSNQLVLDEADRSLHDALCVVRCLVNKRFLIAGGGAPEIELSRQLGAWAKVLHGMEAYCVKSFAEALEVIPYTLAENAGLNPIGIVTELRKMHGEGEINAGINVRKGQITNILEENVVQPLLVSTSAITLATECVRMILKIDDIVTVR comes from the coding sequence ATGGCGGCGCTGGCAGTCCCCCAACCTAGATCCTCTAAAACGGAGTCCTACGTTGACAACAAACGGAAGGAGGACATACGCCACGCCAACATCGTCGCTGCCCGTGCAGTGGCCGACGCTGTTCGTACCAGCCTTGGCCCAAAAGGTATGGACAAGATGATTTCAACGGCTAGTGGCGAGGTTATCATCACTAATGATGGCGCTACCATTCTTAATAAAATGGAGGTTCTTCAGCCCGCCGCAAAGATGCTCGTCGAACTCTCCAAGTCTCAGGACGCCGCCGCAGGTGACGGTACTACCACCGTCGTGGTCATTGCTGGGGCGCTTTTGAAACAATGTCTTTCCCTCCTGTCCAGTGGAATCCACCCTACGGTAATCTCTGATTCTCTTCATAAGACATCTATTAAGGCTGTCGATGTGTTAACTGCCATGGCTGTACCTGTTGAGCTATCGGACCGTGAATCCCTAATTAAATCTGCGAGTACTTCGTTGAACAGCAAAGTGGTAAGTCAGTATTCTACGTTGCTCGCTCCATTGGCTGTTGATGCGGTTCTCTCTGTAGTTGATCCTGCTAAGCCAGATTTAGTGGATCTTAGGGATATTAAAATAGTGAAGAAGCTAGGCGGAACTGTTGATGATACTGAGATGGTTAAAGGGTTGGTTTTTGATAAGAAAGTTAGTCATGCCGCAGGCGGTCCAACAAGAGTGGAGAATGCCAAGATTGCAGTGATTCAGTTCCAGATTTCACCTCCAAAGACTGATATAGAGCAGAGCATAGTGGTTTCTGATTACACTCAAATGGACAGGATTTTGAAGGAGGAAAGGAACTACATTTTGAGTATGATTAAGAAGATCAAAGCAACTGGGTGCAATGTATTGTTGATTCAGAAGAGCATCCTGAGAGATGCAGTGACTGACTTGTCCCTGCATTATTTGGCAAAAGCCAAGATTTTGGTGGTTAAGGATGTGGAGAGAGATGAGATTGAGTTCATTACCAAGACTTTGAATTGCTTGCCTATTTCAAATATTGAACATTTCAGAGAGGAGAAGCTGGGTCATGCTGATCTAGTGGAGGAGGTTTCTCTTGGAGATGGCAAGATTGTTAAGATAACTGGGATTAAGAATATGGGGAGGACTACTACTGTGCTTGTGCGTGGGTCGAATCAGTTGGTCCTTGATGAAGCGGATCGAAGCTTGCACGATGCGTTGTGTGTAGTTAGATGCTTAGTGAATAAAAGATTTTTGATTGCTGGAGGTGGGGCTCCAGAGATTGAACTTTCAAGGCAGCTTGGGGCATGGGCAAAGGTGCTACATGGGATGGAAGCGTACTGTGTGAAGTCCTTTGCTGAAGCGCTAGAGGTGATACCGTATACGTTGGCAGAGAATGCAGGTTTGAATCCGATTGGAATTGTGACTGAGCTGAGGAAGATGCATGGCGAAGGGGAAATCAACGCTGGCATCAATGTGAGGAAGGGACAGATTACAAATATCTTGGAGGAGAATGTGGTGCAGCCATTGCTTGTGAGTACAAGTGCAATAACACTTGCAACTGAGTGCGTGCGGATGATATTGAAGATTGATGACATTGTCACTGTCAGGTAG